Proteins encoded in a region of the Triticum dicoccoides isolate Atlit2015 ecotype Zavitan chromosome 3A, WEW_v2.0, whole genome shotgun sequence genome:
- the LOC119267854 gene encoding uncharacterized protein LOC119267854, with the protein MWILLCAEWISTNRVHDGLRMAILAAPWTIGILYCSTDWVRDVCWVLMLYIWPQWMLNLIPGEGSVRQYLNKYGVVDTHPIEGGGSAVICTKYGRNLWSGFIKVITDAHNRHQSWGGQFTMEDLRMSGHRCRIKREPMCDGSFANLLLDLSMLARLLLVDEFRDSQGYPISYIQELYNLMVSPTVGSCPSKAKKEKFLKFLHNHPAVKSPRAVTILISAVFQAYKSMGQIEKQKVDDLVAKTKLTTKDWRVDAALNSLLNKVLLFKYNDPNNTLTSYAPNSCDLFRFLRNFQQHGGDANQGDKKQNISNLEELEYIASYIFPTFISTLIEYLVMVLDMQGMLQYAWENYTCSA; encoded by the exons ATGTGGATTTTGCTATGCGCTGAGTGGATATCAACAAACCGGGTACATGATGGTCTGCGCATGGCAATTCTAGCAGCGCCATGGACAATCGGTATTTTGTATTGCTCTACGGATTGGGTCCGAGATGTTTGCTGGGTTCTTATGCTGTACATTTGGCCTCAATGGATGCTGAACCTA ATACCCGGAGAGGGATCAGTGAGACAGTATCTGAACAAGTATGGAGTTGTTGATACGCACCCAATTGAGGGTGGTGGTTCAGCGGTCATCTGCACCAAGTATGGTAGAAATCTGTGGTCAGGGTTTATTAAGGTGATAACTGATGCTCATAACCGGCACCAAAGTTGGGGCGGGCAATTCACTATGGAGGATCTAAGGATGAGTGGACACCGCTGCCGCATTAAGCGTGAACCCATGTGCGATGGAAGTTTTGCCAATCTGCTATTAGATCTGTCCATGTTGGCTAGGCTATTGCTGGTAGATGAATTCAGAGATTCCCAAGGATATCCAATTAGTTATATCCAGGAATTGTACAACTTGATGGTCTCCCCTACAGTTGGTTCATGTCCTTCAAAGGCAAAGAAGGAAAAGTTCCTTAAATTCCTGCACAACCATCCAGCAGTCAAGTCACCAAGAGCAGTCACGATCCTCATAAGTGCAGTCTTCCAAGCCTATAAATCAATGGGTCAAATAGAGAAACAGAAAGTTGATGACCTTGTGGCTAAGACCAAGCTTACTACTAAGGATTGGAGGGTAGACGCTGCGTTGAACTCGTTACTTAACAAGGTGTTGCTATTCAAGTACAACGACCCCAATAACACTCTGACCAGTTATGCTCCCAATTCGTGTGACCTTTTTAGGTTCTTACGGAACTTCCAGCAGCATGGCGGGGAT GCCAATCAGGGTGATAAAAAACAAAACATCTCTAACCTTGAGGAACTGGAGTATATTGCTTCATACATATTTCCAACTTTCATATCTACGCTTATTGAATATCTTGTTATGGTGTTGGATATGCAGGGGAT GTTACAATATGCTTGGGAGAACTACACGTGTTCAGCTTAG